Proteins from one Fragaria vesca subsp. vesca unplaced genomic scaffold, FraVesHawaii_1.0 scf0513070, whole genome shotgun sequence genomic window:
- the LOC101295192 gene encoding uncharacterized protein LOC101295192 yields MDASDVCPTEDAIQAFLEYLVDPMLPTKSSMRDTPSLSLQESVAKQVHAVVLLYNYHRKQYPKLEVLRFSSFCKLVVDLKPALLAHMTFMQMPSDTELDDLEKQLSVTERTIMDACEISTSLDASMGTPNTEGWPISKVTVLLVDSKKENCFLQFGSITQGVWSVIDKNLEVRDRSSNDTRELTHINKKKRFTGNSSRGELRIDETSCRKLAYSAITEATDINQNDLLVLESHVVFSHSKEKAAACFFIVQCTQSGKDGIIQFPIKDVIDSLQGPLVTKSSSCWTVTTVVEYLHMLPYAEILTDWFHRREFSKGLQDSRLGAGNVNVTSPNRTETPHKSEICKTQEKSHVNGVLIEDIGSNTRCPEPQSWKQKDITGCCKIDLAHAFNGSQEMEVKDSSMVASRKEKSCKKISRYIQAVSHQDETHSCIKSEIPKTQGKLSHVNHITIKDIGNNISSSTPQSYKKKDTTVYKNTSPTEAFHGPQKLWLDDSPMVPLQNVESCKKSLSTIQVNQKKKISLIGTELNGSATNNKVETVNRTSPSLTDRRVTKVAGNKTCYINPSSQESKSGHTFATSQSNLNDFDKLQNTIASQEQILSQTAWNVLMKKRNELSLKKRNIEDELARCEKDIQTIINGGQDGSAVIVKSVIEGCNDGYLRNERTHTLQEEEWSPTSIKRKRLSEAILDKQNRCQELDEICSKNSWVLPVYCVSLSDGGFQANVTVEGLDFKCLKEGDPCSGPSEARESAAFQMLEKLRSMAGQAKKVAGQ; encoded by the exons ATGGATGCTTCGGATGTATGTCCGACCGAGGATGCCATTCAGGCTTTTTTGGAGTACTTAGTTGACCCCATGCTTCCAACAAAATCTTCTATGCGGGATACCCCATCACTCTCTCTACAAGAATCGGTTGCCAAACAG GTGCATGCTGTTGTGCTACTATACAACTATCACAGAAAGCAATATCCGAAGCTAGAGGTTTTGCGTTTTAGTTCGTTTTGCAAGTTGGTTGTGGATCTGAAACCAGCCTTGCTGGCTCATATGACATTCATGCAAATGCCAAGTGATACTGAGTTGGATGACCTGGAGAAACAACTTTCAGTCACCGAAAGAACAATAATGGATGCATGTGAAATATCTACAAGTTTAGATGCATCCATGGGCACTCCAAACACTGAGGGCTGGCCAATTTCCAAAGTTACGGTTCTTCTAGTTGACTCCAAGAAGGAGAACTGCTTCTTGCAATTCGGTTCCATAACCCAGGGGGTTTGGTCGGTCATtgataaaaatttggaggttAGAGATCGCAGTTCAAATGATACAAGGGAGTTAACACatatcaacaaaaagaaaagattcaCTGGAAATTCTTCTAGAGGAGAACTGAGGATTGATGAAACTAGTTGCCGAAAACTGGCATATTCAGCAATTACAGAGGCCACAG ATATTAATCAGAATGATCTTCTGGTTTTGGAAAGCCATGTTGTATTTTCCCATAGTAAAGAAAAGGCAGCGGCTTGCTTTTTCATAGTTCAGTGTACCCAATCAGGCAAGGATGGTATTATTCAATTTCCTATTAAAGATGTTATTGACAG CCTGCAGGGTCCTCTGGTCACAAAGAGTTCCAGCTGCTGGACAGTCACAACAGTTGTTGAGTATCTCCATATGCTTCCTTATGCTGAGATTTTGACCGACTGGTTTCATAG GAGAGAATTCTCAAAAGGTTTGCAAGATTCAAGGCTAGGAGCGGGAAATGTAAATGTGACTAGCCCTAATAGGACTGAAACACCTCACAAATCAGAAATTTGCAAAACTCAAGAGAAGTCTCATGTAAATGGTGTTCTAATTGAGGATATTGGTAGCAACACAAGATGTCCTGAACCCCAATCATGGAAGCAGAAAGATATCACTGGATGTTGCAAGATAGATCTGGCTCATGCTTTCAATGGGTCTCAAGAAATGGAGGTCAAGGACTCTTCCATGGTTGCCTCAAGGAAGgaaaaaagttgtaaaaaaatttcaagataCATTCAAGCTGTCAGCCACCAAGATGAAACGCATTCCTGTATCAAAAGTGAAATTCCCAAAACACAAGGCAAGTTGTCTCATGTAAATCACATCACGATAAAAGATATTGGGAACAACATTAGCAGTTCTACACCTCAATCatataagaagaaagataCCACCGTATATAAAAATACAAGTCCAACTGAAGCTTTCCATGGGCCTCAGAAATTGTGGTTGGATGACTCTCCCATGGTCCCGTTGCAGAATGTAGAAAGCTGTAAGAAAAGTTTGAGCACCATTCAAGTTaaccagaaaaaaaagatatccTTGATTGGGACTGAACTAAATGGCTCAGCAACTAATAATAAG GTTGAGACTGTGAACCGGACAAGTCCATCCCTTACTGACCGCAGAGTTACAAAAGTTGCTGGGAACAAAACTTGTTATATTAACCCATCATCTCAAGAAAGTAAAAGTGGGCATACCTTTGCCACCTCTCAATCAAATTTAAATGATTTTGACAAGCTACAAAATACTATAGCGTCACAAGAACAGATCTTGTCACAAACTGCTTGGAACgttcttatgaaaaaaagGAATGAGCTG TCTCTTAAGAAGCGCAATATAGAGGATGAGCTTGCTCGCTGTGAAAAAGATATCCAGACAATTATAAATG GTGGCCAAGATGGCTCAGCAGTAATAGTCAAGTCTGTTATAGAAGGTTGTAATGATGGATATCTTAGAAATGAAAGGACTCATACACTGCAAGAAGAGGAATGGTCTCCTACATCCATCAAAAGGAAGAGGCTGTCAGAGGCTATTCTTGACAAGCAAAATCGATGCCAG GAATTGGATGAGATATGTTCCAAAAACAGTTGGGTGTTACCGGTTTATTGTGTGTCCCTATCAGATG GTGGATTCCAAGCTAATGTAACCGTAGAAGGTCTGGACTTCAAGTGTTTAAAAGAGGGTGACCCATGTTCTGGTCCTAGTGAAGCAAGAGAATCAGCTGCATTTCAAATGTTGGAAAAGTTGCGGAGCATGGCTGGCCAAGCCAAAAAAGTTGCAGGTCAATAA
- the LOC101314242 gene encoding endonuclease III-like protein 1-like, whose amino-acid sequence MFQIRATSPSTSALASLTRTQLFTRTRTTMSKTPRFLNPGVSDAAVSNGRSKRLKTTEQRLEIVAKPHQMDLLPDIEEFAYRNESSSSYSTDIGKPPAHWEKVLEGIRKMRSAEDAPVDSMGCEKAGSALPPKERRFAVLVSSLLSSQTKDQVTHGAVQRLLQNGMLSADAIDKGDEPTIKSLIYPVGFYTRKASNLKKIANICLVKYDGDIPSSLEELLSLPGIGPKMAHLVMNVAWDNVQGICVDTHVHRICNRLGWVRAGKKQKTSNPEETREALQLWLPKDEWVPINPLLVGFGQTVCTPLRPRCGVCSVSEFCPSAYKETSSPLSKTKKSGSSKKL is encoded by the exons ATGTTCCAAATTCGCGCTACAAGTCCCTCCACCTCCGCGCTCGCCTCTCTTACCAGAACGCAGTTGTTCACAcgaacaagaacaacaatgtCCAAAACACCACGATTCTTAAACCCAG GAGTCTCCGACGCCGCTGTTTCAAACGGACGGAGCAAGAGACTGAAAACGACGGAGCAACGACTTGAGATAGTAGCAAAACCCCACCAA ATGGATCTCCTACCTGACATTGAAGAATTTGCTTACAGAAATGAGAGCTCATCTTCTTACTCAA CTGATATAGGTAAGCCACCTGCTCACTGGGAGAAGGTCCTTGAAGGGATTCGCAAAATGAGGTCGGCTGAAGATGCTCCTGTAGACAGTATGGGTTGTGAGAAAGCCGGAAGTGCTCTCCCTCCTAAG gAGAGAAGATTCGCTGTCTTGGTATCCTCCCTACTGTCAAGCCAAACGAAGGATCAAGTAACACATG gAGCAGTTCAGCGTCTCCTTCAAAATGGTATGCTCTCTGCTGATGCCATTGACAAAGGTGATGAACCAACAATTAAAAGCTTGATTTACCCg GTTGGCTTTTATACAAGAAAGGCTAGCAACTTGAAGAAAATTGCAAACATTTGTCTTGTCAAGTACGATGGAGATATACCTAGCTCATTGGAGGAACTACTCTCACTTCCAGGAATAGGTCCTAAGATGGCCCATTTG GTTATGAATGTCGCTTGGGACAATGTTCAAGGGATTTGTGTAGATACCCATGTGCACCGGATATGCAACCGCCTTGGCTGGGTGCGGGCAGGCAAAAAACAg AAAACATCAAACCCTGAGGAAACGAGAGAGGCATTGCAATTGTGGCTTCCAAAGGACGAATGGGTTCCCATAAACCCTCTTTTG GTAGGATTTGGACAGACAGTTTGCACTCCGCTCAGACCTCGCTGTGGAGTCTGCAGTGTGAGTGAATTCTGCCCATCTGCATACAAAGAGACTTCAAGTCCATTATCCAAGACAAAGAAATCTGGTTCAAGCAAGAAACTTTGA
- the LOC101314529 gene encoding protein farnesyltransferase/geranylgeranyltransferase type-1 subunit alpha-like, whose protein sequence is MKWRRKELGIEMESDEEEQRVPLRNRAELSDVIPVEQDDGPNPVVAIWYKEEFRETMDYFRALYKADERSPRALELTSMAIEFNPGNYTVWHFRRSVLEALRHDLHAELALTERIAQTNSKNYQLWHHRRWVAEKLGTSATTEELRFTQRILSMDSKHYHAWSHRQWVLQALGGWEQELDYCHHLLQEDIFNNSAWNQRYFVITRSPFLGGLKAMRESEVCYTLNAIVTCPENESSWRYLRGLYKDDNSSWVNNPQISSVCLEIINAKANFVFALSTLLDLISHGFQPSQEFKDAVDALRISDSQPRDSDVAKAACSVLESVDSLRANYWKWYNSKHFQNA, encoded by the exons ATGAAgtggagaagaaaagaattagGGATCGAGATGGAGTCGGACGAAGAGGAGCAGAGGGTCCCACTAAGAAACCGAGCGGAGCTCTCGGACGTGATCCCGGTGGAACAAGACGACGGGCCGAACCCGGTGGTGGCCATATGGTACAAGGAAGAATTCCGAGAGACGATGGACTACTTCCGAGCCCTTTACAAAGCCGATGAGCGATCCCCACGCGCTCTTGAGCTGACCTCCATGGCCATCGAGTTCAACCCCGGCAACTATACTGTATGGCACTTCCGGCGCTCGGTGCTTGAAGCCCTCCGTCATGATCTGCACGCTGAACTTGCTCTTACCGAACGTATCGCTCaaaccaactccaaaaattaTCAGTTATG GCACCATAGGCGGTGGGTAGCCGAAAAATTGGGAACTAGTGCTACAACCGAGGAACTTAGGTTCACCCAGAGGATACTCTCCATGGATTCTAAGCATTACCATGCTTGGTCTCATAGGCAGTGGGTTCTTCAAGCACTTGGTGGCTGGGAACAGGAACTTGACTATTGTCACCACCTCCTTCAAGAGGACATTTTTAACAATTCTGCTTGGAATCAG AGATATTTTGTCATTACAAGATCTCCATTCCTGGGGGGCCTGAAAGCTATGAGAGAGTCTGAAGTGTGTTATACTCTTAATGCCATCGTTACCTGCCCCGAGAATGAAAGCTCATGGAGGTACCTTCGAGGGCTTTACAAAGATGACAATTCCTCTTGGGTAAACAATCCTCAAATTTCTTCTGTATGCCTTGAGATTATAAATGCCAAAGCCAACTTTGTCTTTGCTTTGAGCACACTTTTGGATCTCATCTCTCATGGTTTCCAACCAAGCCAAGAGTTCAAAGATGCTGTGGATGCTTTACGAATTTCAGACTCCCAACCAAGAGATTCTGATGTGGCAAAAGCTGCTTGTTCTGTCTTGGAATCTGTTGATTCATTACGAGCTAACTATTGGAAGTGGTATAACAGCAAGCATTTCCAAAATGCTTAA